In the Zingiber officinale cultivar Zhangliang chromosome 5A, Zo_v1.1, whole genome shotgun sequence genome, taggttcatgtgatgaaccaaattggattaagagtaatccaaattaaactaattgagttggactcgatttgaaTCATGTGTTtgatggatctaatttagattacgtttcattgaatcaatttaatcaatgaatagagattcattatattaaattgatttgaatcaaatggttacaTTTGATCAACCAAGGGTGATAAGtgattcaagtttgacttgagttgagaggaaatatgaagagtcaagtttgacttgactacatGCCaaatcatttgtgacttggcaagggctagccaatgatgatgtttcacatcatcaaggccacataaTTAGTATTcccaatgtggccggccatatgaatgaaataagattcatttgACATGGAATGTATTAAATGCATTCAATGTGACCGACCATATGAATGGAATAAGATTCATTTGGCATggaatgcattaaatgcattcaatgtggccggccatatgtaGGGAATGAGTGATTGTCATTCATTTTTCATCgaattgaattttctttctctcttgaattcctcttgctctccctctcttccttcttggccgaaaccttcaagagtgctagcacactataAAGGTTTTCTCCACTcttttgtctgtgtggatacttgtagaggagtgttcatttGACACTTTTCGAGATCCGGCaagaactttggacgagcggcaTACGCGAAGGGCATCGTTTCAAGGGTAACTTCTTTATCatttagatctaatgtagatctcgagtagaaaacatgtacaagtttattttttttaatttcgcacggatccggtggcaagtttttcggggtttccgcaacgcgaaaaagcattttttttgcggctcgaaacgcttacaatattcacccccctctatcgaaatatcaCGATCCAACACAGTTTAtttcaccactattatcttaagagcgataattctatccccttttctaactactcctgcAACTTCATCATTTAACAAATTATCCACAATAATATCCACTCCATtttttgctttactctttccagtataccataacttaaaacccgagttctctatcatctttgccttctcacctgtccattttgtctattgtacacataaaatactaatttttctcctaatcattatatctactacctccattgatttaccagtgagagttcctatgttccatgttccaaatcttagattattagtctttctatcatatttgttcttatctaacgtatggtgtgagaactcttgcctatttaacactacactcaagttctcatggagatgtagcggtccttgttgagacgttacagtcggaccctataACGCGAACTCTTACTTATTTATcattacacccgagttctggagatgtagcggtccttgccgagatgtTATAGTCGGACCCTATAACACGTTCTTTCCGTGGAACaatctagcattagcacaatagtttaatggattcattcattgaaagTTTTAATTCCGCCCATGACGACCGGTCATGGCCGATCCAAGCTCGGATAAAAAAGGAGAGTTGTATTAGGTTGTTAGTtaacattaaattatgagaaatattcaatgaatgaatatgtaaattatatgtaaaattaaaattataattaaaaattttaagataatttaatcTGATTTTTCCCCTGACTCGCCCCTCCCTCCCCAAACAAACGGATAAATCGGGAGCACGACCGGTTCCAATCTTATGGACCAGATCCCTTTCCATCGAATTCAGCCTAGTTCCAATCTCAAGGGCCAGGCCCCTTTCGACCGAACCCAACCTACGGGCGTTGTGGCATTCCAGTAATTTTCTCAATGTCCGTGTCGAATTCTCTCACTCTATTCGGATAAATACGATACACTGTCTTTTATGGATCTTCATCTGCCCTTATCCACTCCATCGAAGACTAAAGCGGTATACCATGGATCTGAAGGTGATCTCATCGTCATCGGTGACTGCGAGGGCAAGGTCGGTGCTGAACCCGGACGCGGCGCCGTATGTGCCGGCGTCGCAGCGGTCCGTGGAGGATTTCTCGCCGGAGTGGTGGGCACTCGTGCAGTTCTCCCCCCAGTTCGGCCACTACTGGCTCCGCGAGTGTTTCCACGACGAAGGCGATATTGAAGACCCCGATCTGCCCGACGACATCAGCGATGCTCTCGATCGTAATCGCTGAGCTTCATCTCTCAtgtttctctttccgtgctggtTAACTAATACCGATTTGATTTGTTGAATGTTACAGGTAAGGAAAAGAATAGTGGGGGATGGCGGAGGGAGGTGGCGGTGTGGGGTGCGGAGAAGTGGAAGGCGTCGTTGCTGGGGTGCGCGGCTGAGGGAGCCAGGTACGCGGCCAAGGTGGCCAAAGTAGTCAACATGAAGAAGATGAGCCCCAGACTTATACAGCAGCCGCGGTGAATTAATTGATATAGTGAAACTGGAAATGGAATAGCAGAGGCAAGAAATGATCGCAGACTTTATTTGCTTGTTCGTGGAAGTTTCGTTTAGATCGAAAACTTCTTTTAAGATCTTTGTGTACATATTTCGGATATGCCAACAAATTTTATGGGCTGCTTTTTGCT is a window encoding:
- the LOC121982845 gene encoding protein EARLY RESPONSIVE TO DEHYDRATION 15-like, which produces MDLKVISSSSVTARARSVLNPDAAPYVPASQRSVEDFSPEWWALVQFSPQFGHYWLRECFHDEGDIEDPDLPDDISDALDRKEKNSGGWRREVAVWGAEKWKASLLGCAAEGARYAAKVAKVVNMKKMSPRLIQQPR